Genomic window (Corticium candelabrum chromosome 3, ooCorCand1.1, whole genome shotgun sequence):
TCTCTTCATTCTCACTCTCTCTTCCATCTTTCTGTTCTGTATCAACGGATGCATTCCCTTTGTGGGCAGCAGTGACGGTAGATCATTGTCAACGTATTCGATGATTGCCATTGGTGCATTGTCGCCCTTGCGGTTGGGGATTCTGAGTACTCGAGTGTAGCCACCGGGACGATCTTGGTAACGTAATGCTAAGGGACCGAAGAGTTTGTCAACAAGACCGGGTTCCTAGACCAACAGAGAGGTGAGAATGAAGTGTGATGGAGTACGAAGTGTGTGTATGGGaagtgtgtgatgtgatgatTTATGAAGGTGTGAACGAATAGATGgagagacaaataaacaaacaaataagcaatgaaaatggacaaacaaacggacaaacaaataagcaaacaagcaataaaaaaatggacaaacaaacatacaaacagatggacagattacacaacaaacaataaaaatggacaaacaaacagacaaacacaataaaaatggacacacaaacatacaaacagatggtcaaacaaacaagtaataaaaatagacaaacaatcatacaaacaaataaacaaacaacaagtaataaatggacaaacaaacatacaaacagatggacagacaaataaacatacaaacagatagacagacaaaaacatacaaacagatggacagacaaacaaacacatacaagcaatgaaaatggacaaacaaagaaaaagcaataaaaatggacagacaaatagacaaacaaacagacacacaaacgtacaaacgacaaacaaacaaacaagtaattgATGAGTAGGAGGAGTCACCAGCCAGAAAATAAAAttgccaaaataaattaaaaattgccACATAAACATTGCACACTTTCATCCACATATCTGCTCTCAATTTCGATCTCCAGTCGCCCCTCTTTCCCAGAGTGATAATCTAACAAAATCAGTTTCACACTCTGACGTCACATCCCAACACAGcagatcacgtgaccttgtcTCCGTATTTCTTCATGGCCTTGGCCTTTGCCACGGTGGTCGTGATTCTCTCATGTTTTACAAGAGCTGTAGCTAGATTTTTTAACAACGCCGCACGACGCTTAGTGCTCCCACTGAAACGAGGGAGTTTGTGACCGTGTCGCATGATGTTCCCGGATGTGAACTTGTAAGACCCGTATACAGCGATACAATATGCATAGCACAAAaattataatattttaattgttattaatatcaaacattaataaaatgttgtagaaaataaaatattagCGGGgagtttattttggcggattggtgGATTTTTCAACGACCAGCAATATATTAAAATCTGCCAATAATTTTGGCCACAGAGATATGCGGGTATGACGTTtcttgacgtcatcacccacatAATTTGGTAATGGCGATACAGTGGCAACAGCATAGGAATCATGATcatgtgggttctgttcttcACTCTTACACAGCAATCTACCAATAGTTGGATCCCGGAGACCACGAAGGCGAGGAAATGTGATGGCCAGATGTCAACTCAGCAAGTTGAACTGCAAACTCCCCTAGGACGGCCACGTGTCAAGTGGGTGGAgaccgccaaaataaaatgcTCCAATATGcttttctgtcaatttcttagtAAACCGCCGAAATAAACTCCCGGCAATATTTGATCCTGTACGGTATTGTATTTACGTAAATAAATTTTGAACATTGTATGTTTGCATTACAGTGCAAAAATGTAATTTAAGTAGTTAAGTATATAtattactaaaatttagtaaTATATAtcaaagcacacacacacacacacacacacacaaagtgcTAGCTTacggtcacgtgactacattTACTAGTTACCCGTATATCATTACGTCATTTGTTTTTGATTTCGACGTGCAATGGACGGAGGGGACTTTGATCCGTCAACAACGCGCATAAAGTCGAAGAAGAGAGTTAGAAACGCTTTCTTCTTTTTCATGCAAGACCTGAAAGCTCAATGGATCAGAGACAGAAAATTGGCGCCGAATACGACGATGGCAGAAATGTCCGGCATTGCTGGTCCTGTCTGGAAGGTAAAACACAACTTGTCTAAATGTTTAAAAGTTTTAGAAGGGAAATACCGTGtgggggtgggtgggtgtacccttgggtgggtgggtggggcaTGCCGTGGAAGAGAGTTTCCCGCGTGTTTTCTCGCCCATCCAGATTGTAAAAGTAGTATACTTTATGTTGTGTAGTATACTACTGTTATACCACTGTTGGGGCCATCTTCGCCAAACTGCCCCTTTTTGACGCCTGACACGAGACCAGAAGTGGCTTTTGATGACGCGTGCTTTTACTATTTGTGTAGCGCCatctaaagcctggttcacagtacaacgctggcacagcgtcctgcgagcgtcctggacgctgacaaggacGCTCACAGGAGCGTCAGCGAAGACGCTGGCCCTGTACCATTCACACTATTGCTGTACCATTCCCACTATTGCTGTACCATTCACACTATTGCTGTACCATTCCCACTATTGCTGTACCATTCACACTATTGCTGTACCATTCCCACTATTGCTGTACCATTCACACTATTGCTGTACCATTCCCACTATTGCTGTATCATTCACACTATTGCTGTACCATTCACACTATTTCGTCCGAccatcgcacaaagaacacactgcgacagtggtctggcgctgcaaagtaaccacgtgtgtacaatgtgcCCAGGACAGGGTGCTTTCACACAACGTTTCTAACCTGGTTAactctaattaatttagctCCAGACACCATTTAACAAATTggtcctaattaattaatggcttccgGCTAACCTAGGTTAACGCTAACCCACTTGCAAGGTAAAAGGTTAGAACTCGGTCGATCCGCCTACAACTACCGTATTCGACCGTAAACatgccctgggcgtatagaaaagaaacacttttctgggcgtatactagggcatgggcgatattttggtcccaggcatacatggtcgcaaaatgctgtcgtttggccagtcatcatctaaatacttgaagacagaaataccacaaattcTTGCAATTATctatttgcaagatcaaaggtactggtatccctagagcatcagcatacacgcagaaactaaacactatacatacatggtcggcctgaagcccgtcaagagcatcagaGTCGGttattgcaacgaagacatgagtctgGCAGTAAGCACTTtaactcaacactgacaccagctcatcaaacgcacacagacggagacaaaTATTAAGCGGACCCCATTTGTTTggcatgcgtatcctgggctaTACTTGGGCAAGgacgtatagttgggcatgggcgtttttcgggctgaaagtactgacctgtcgcacatggccgtatatacgggcatgggcgttattttggtatgggcgttattacgggtgAATACGGTAGGTCACTCCGCCTTCTACGCATAGCGAAGAATGGCGTGTATTCTAGAATGTGCTACAAACGCTTCAAAGCTACATGGGCGCGTCTTCAATGGAAAAGGAGAATGCGAAGGTAAGCGTGTCCGCAACGAGAGGTTCGTTTTACTACTCTCCTGGTGTTGCTGTGCAGAATATACAACCAGATGTCGCTTGTAAAGATCATGTCTCTAGATGAGAGGACGAAACCCTCCAAACCTTCCAGACATTGACgggacaacaatgacaagatgTACATGATTAGTATCTAGATTGGTTAGTGGGTCAtttctgtgctgtgtgaacgCTGCTCCGTGTTAACCTAGGTTAACGTAGAGtcagtgtgaaagcacccacagacatggacgacgacgttttgcttttgttgcgtGTAGTCTCGATCAAacgttttctttcatccttatGTCCTTGTGCtcctttgactgaacttgccaaacgcagggaaaaccacgcacacactcaataaaacttccatcgacgaatcaatgatcgatgccatgtgaacgaatGGAAAATCCCGGATACGTCCagtgactgactttcgattggttggaacggagcacgtgatgtcatcaaatgctgggtcacttccggctgggacgctcgattagaacttttctctattccagcatcgtggacgctcgattagaacttttctctattccagcatcgTGGACGCTCGCCTAGCGTCGTGCAAGCGTCACGGAcactgacatgttcacagtgtgacacTGACGCTCGCTTatcgtcagcgtccaggacacTTGCACGATGCTTGTGCCAGTGTCACGCTGTGAACTGGGCTTAACAGTCAAGAGCATGAAATGTGAGATATGTTATGgtatgttgtatttgtttcacTCTAGCACATTCTAGAGTTACTGAGTAGTTCCTCCAGGTGaggccaacacacacacacacacacacacacacacacacacacacacacacacacacacacacacacacacatacacatgcacacacacgcacacacacacacagttacacacacacacacacacacacacacacacacacacacacacacacacacacacacacacacacacacacacacacacacacacatacacacacaattagcTAAACAATAGAGGAACACATACATTTCCTCAACTTAATTCCAGCTAAAGTCATCACTAAAACTATTAGGTGAGTTGATAGCTCTTTCCATAAACTACTGTTTTACAGCATCAATCTTGTCAGCCACTTCCATGAACCCATTGCCCAGTCGTTCACACACATAACCGTATTGTCTCATGCCCAAACCTCTTCGGATATCCTTCCTAAAAGCGATATATTCACCATTCTTCTATTGCCCGGTTGTTCAACAGACCACATTAACTCCCAAATGCCAAATAGAAAACAACTGGGTTTTAACTGTCTTCATccacacatcatcatcatgacgGCACCCACCAAGCCTAGACACTGTGCCAT
Coding sequences:
- the LOC134177077 gene encoding large ribosomal subunit protein bL17-like, which produces MRHGHKLPRFSGSTKRRAALLKNLATALVKHERITTTVAKAKAMKKYGDKIITLGKRGDWRSKLRADMWMKEPGLVDKLFGPLALRYQDRPGGYTRVLRIPNRKGDNAPMAIIEYVDNDLPSLLPTKGMHPLIQNRKMEERVRMKRRETEPQRTDIPLEGTPV